A single Ammospiza caudacuta isolate bAmmCau1 chromosome 6, bAmmCau1.pri, whole genome shotgun sequence DNA region contains:
- the ZFYVE26 gene encoding zinc finger FYVE domain-containing protein 26 — protein MHSFGNEEVDSLQRLFGFFCECVRRGHWELAQACVPQLSRWHGDGPAKVEAILQALVACPVAVRCGQNSSPSRAAWLWLLVLEKWLAMNQKTVPVALRKETEFLLFLEELQKDVSEEVLKELFEAFECTQNKPITESKRRDDCSHKFSLDVVSALRKLLLRAPQRAKALLEFFQGEQSTPCSSLQQYHSLKNIFVEFLCDSLKSLQRLQSSSELSAELDQRELVDTIYAALSIVTFEVEHQADEIKHLFRELLDVCWAEGSPLREEKLLNCMLRKQSHGLLSLYSNVVTERTREKFLLSKSIQKGSSEQLDTEQTVMRLFSDPKEAPSWKTAYFYCLSSSKHFLEQILVTALALLKREDYSSLKSLLRREFNPLSRLLVLLGWSHCQSLESAKALLWTLHKTQDLCNDSVLKDFCDGLWTHVEVLEWCMQQNSITVPRKVLLQHLHNLDCHTAVYSLHHLTNLLALNEDDVIELLQKVPARDQQMQATLPNTLSQQRNLALFRAFCAMKYAIYALCVNSHRHARCKDCVHSLLGDVPEDATSGEPADYSSVIPQYIAKCQQFLRSVPIPLRLEVLENIFSLLFISYNDLYTDTPLPEDYAEDEDLDKKCATLSVEGSDSRQSSTTQSPQHLTEAEKKSENSLLAAQTLHTDTRDLCDSVLDGKSCETSKPSCLDLKHFTSGVTGFLVDDVAMEAFLTLLLNHLEEIQSSLPWDSSNVLREELELVECLNLSASRDAFGSRVLQFSKYLSEAHWRYKVVMSNRNAEHQLAASRRYCSLIRCSSLKKQSRYRRYKTDGKEGASSPSLESTSSELSTSTSEGSTSSVSGLSDLESRARPRQQNSLIPMMLSPPESLLVSCVLRGNFVEAHQVALMFNLETSPCYGELVFMERYQEAVREMARVEHNIENQASDGTGGIRKSGSGRSTLQAIGNAAAAGMVFYSISDVTDKLLATSGSLAPALQENFWIRNIQLEHTDPLREVLEDLSPSAMAAFDLACTQCRLWKTCKQLLETAERRLYNSLETRGHRPDFVLLHSEGVKGFPAVLQQISKILNYSCTSQGQSRPEVSDEKIGSHFRCSIVDLLQACYPALTEESITNEIVLSQNLDHILKALTCVERSVDSKGSLLGTLVEQGSLKPVELEKHLVWNQIQLLLRTLDQHSQSVRESNTQTNFVKAFLDYVTTLAAVVLRSLNAELDVSAEVKVGNPFILLQQSPTQLLSQLVFERQVHPDRLSSLLAKEGLNLNVQQVIVNSCCEPLSLCSARQNSQAKSLLTNISNLTQQCACHCLPDVEIPIHNSAVTSEDISTQASSSLNELSQHTLTASSLDFLKSQSKLMATVACLSASNIQKVHKSSLSWMEFRGKREVPLGLEQISRECEALLKEFPILERFLLAMFEPLCNQEEGNSLAAVFSGKAYMSLVLLGLHSTTAVKVLTGVFEQALAAKDWDRALKVLNLYCHDVEEVVSVKDAVLSCAAAEDKDGWQYLFPVKNAVLRSSLALRCLDKWPLDACLEILAYCISDLGIPHELKANLQSRKKELQVYQKILNVQNEPLWNDWQDLKKACSDDPQAVMNIILKAKDYELCEEWEHLYPVPREDLINLHREHLLHLLEMGDMEKALQLLQRIEDPGVCLAISEQSLDQHPNLAASHFLADYLTAHFYASLTAARRNEIQALYIGSKVLLTLPEVSRVNYFHLSSRPLLMLEQLLMNMKVDWVAVAVQTLHQLLAGQEIGITVEDIDSLLSKYAEKALNFPFTLKEKRSDSLIHIQESLNQVLECEALSKSGSSELSPVSFTGVTISASPRDRSLPQNLFPQEFVPPEKPPPKQQWIPDDTETICMVCKTERFTMFNRRHHCRRCGRLVCSSCSTKKMEIEACRENLSRVCDQCYSYCNRENVPGSVQDTSIRKEDQDQVEETSNNEYSTVVRIPKATDLEWIFSLNEEENEIVRREFYYEQAPSSSLCIAILSLHSDSIVCGHQLIEHCCKLSQGLTNPEVDAGLLMDIMKQLLFSAKMMFVKAGRSQDLALCDSYISKVDVLNILVAAAYRPVPPLDQILLPAAVTRLRNQLLEAEYYQLAIEVSTKSGLDPGGAWHAWGMACLKAGNLTSAREKFTRCLKPPMDLNQLNHGSRLVQDVIQYLESTVKPVLITDDDYFATLRELEATLRTRSLSLEVMCEGKIQHNSYYQECLFYLHSYGTNLAIISFYMRHDCMREALLHLLNKESPSEVFIEGIFIPSYESGKLHMLENLLETIDPGLESWGVYLIAACKYLQRKNYYHILYELQQFMKDHVRAAMTCIRFFTHGAKSYTELGGKQMWLLKIKDHLKVYLQEVSRSSGRKKMAFTFRKKMSATDVSRHINTVDLQMEVTKFLHQCESSGASQMTDASLPTLFGNNNMKMDVACKVILEGKNIEEGFGIAFRVLQDFQLEATEVYSRVAKQLVKQQKYSEIQQLLKCVNESGVAAKNDGDNIILNCLNEFRNIPAEDLDNLIQDMDSDENKIQAYLLCNKLRSAYLVSVRQERARAVQLVQRVRQLADSSGDHVVTAICAQWLSVHQPKGRNRLPQGTRK, from the exons ATGCATTCTTTTGGGAACGAAGAGGTGGATTCTCTGCAGCGTCTTTTCGGGTTTTTCTGTGAATGCGTACGGCGCGGGCACTGGGAGCTTGCCCAGGCCTGCGTGCCCCAGCTGAGCCGGTGGCACGGGGACGGCCCCGCGAAGGTGGAGGCGATTCTTCAGGCTCTGGTAGCCTGTCCCGTGGCTGTAAG ATGTGGACAGAATTCTAGCCCATCGAGAGCTGCATGGCTTTGGCTTCTTGTGCTGGAAAAATGGCTTGCCATGAATCAG AAAACTGTTCCAGTTGCTCTTCGGAAAGAAACTgaatttttgttgttcttgGAAGAGCTACAGAAAGATGTCTCTGAGGAAGTCCTAAAG GAACTGTTTGAAGCATTTGAGTGCACACAGAACAAGCCCATCACAGAGAGCAAAAGAAGAGATGACTGTTCTCACAAATTCAGTTTGGATGTTGTTTCAGCTCTCCGGAAGCTTTTGCTGCGGGCTCCCCAGAGGGCAAAAGCCCTGCTGGAGTTCTTCCAGGGGGAGCAAAGCACACCCTGCTCCTCACTCCAGCAGTATCACTCTCTGAAAAACATCTTTGTCGAGTTCCTTTGTGACTCCTTGAAATCTCTGCAGAGgcttcagagcagctctgaactTTCAGCTGAGCTAGATCAAAGAGAACTAGTAGATACCATTTATGCTGCTCTCAGTATAGTGACTTTTGAGGTGGAGCATCAAGCAGATGAAATAAAGCACCTATTCAGGGAGCTCTTGGATGTATGCTGGGCTGAGGGGAGCCCTCTGAGGGAAGAGAAGCTACTAAACTGTATGTTGAGGAAACAGAGCCATGGCCTGCTAAGCCTCTATAGCAATGTTGTCACagaaagaacaagagaaaagtTTTTGTTGTCAAAATCAATACAAAAAG GTTCATCTGAGCAGCTGGATACAGAGCAAACTGTGATGAGGTTGTTCTCAGATCCCAAAGAAGCTCCTTCTTGGAAGACAGCCTATTTCTACTGcttgagcagcagcaagcactTTCTGGAACAGATTCTG gTGACTGCATTAGCTTTACTAAAAAGAGAAGACTACTCAAGCCTGAAGAGCTTGTTGAGGAGAGAATTCAACCCTCTTAGCCGCCTCCTGGTGTTGTTAGGATGGAGTCATTGTCAGAGCTTGGAATCAGCAAAAGCATTGCTATGGACTCTACACAAAACTCAG GATCTGTGCAATGATTCAGTATTGAAAGATTTTTGTGATGGGCTGTGGACTCACGTGGAAGTTCTTGAATGGTGCATGCAGCAAAATAG TATTACTGTCCCAAGGAAGGTTCTGTTGCAACACTTGCACAATCTGGATTGCCACACTGCAGTGTATTCTCTGCATCATCTCACCAATCTTCTGGCACTGAATGAAGATGATGTTATTGAGCTTCTTCAAAAAGTTCCTGCCAGAGACCAGCAGATGCAGG CCACGCTCCCTAACACCCTGAGTCAGCAGCGCAACCTGGCCCTCTTCAGAGCGTTCTGTGCCATGAAGTATGCAATCTATGCTCTCTGTGTGAATTCACACAGGCATGCCAGGTGCAAGGATTGTGTACACAGCCTTCTTGGTGATGTCCCTGAGGATGCAACTTCTGGAGAACCAGCAG ATTACTCTTCAGTAATTCCTCAGTACATTGCAAAGTGTCAGCAGTTCTTAAGGAGTGTTCCCATTCCTCTGCGCCTGGAGGTTTTGGAGAATATTTTCTCCTTGCTTTTCATTTCCTATAATGACCTCTATACTGACACTCCTCTACCTGAGGACTATGCAGAGGATGAAGACCTTGACAAAAAGTGCGCTACTCTGAGCGTAGAAGGCAGTGACAGTCGGCAGTCCTCCACAACACAAAGTCCCCAACACCTAACAgaggctgaaaaaaaatcagagaattcTCTGCTGGCTGCACAAACACTTCACACAGATACCCGAGATCTTTGTGACTCTGTGTTAGATGGCAAAAGCTGTGAAACCTCTAAGCCAAGCTGCCTGGATCTGAAACACTTCACCAGTGGTGTTACTGGATTTTTAGTGGATGATGTGGCCATGGAGGCCTTCCTCACATTGCTTCTCAACCACTTGGAAGAAATCCAGAGTTCTCTCCCGTGGGACTCCAGTAATGTGCTTCGTGAAGAGCTGGAGCTTGTTGAGTGCTTGAATCTTTCTGCAAGCAGAGATGCCTTTGGAAGTCGCGTGTTACAGTTTTCCAAATACCTTTCTGAAGCTCACTGGCGATACAAGGTGGTGATGAGTAACAGAAATGCAG aacATCAGCTTGCAGCATCCAGGAGATATTGCTCTTTAATCAGGTGCTCCAGCTTGAAGAAACAAAGTAGATATCGGAGGTACAAGACAG atGGGAAAGAGGGAGCATCCAGTCCATCATTAGAAAGCACAAGTAGCGAGCTAAGCACCAGTACCTCAG AGGGAAGTACCAGTAGTGTGTCTGGCTTGAGCGATTTGGAAAGCAGGGCAAGACCACGTCAGCAGAACTCTCTCATTCCTATGATGCTTTCCCCACCAGAATCACTGTTAGTTTCTTGTGTTTTGAGAGGGAACTTTGTGGAAGCCCACCAG GTGGCTTTGATGTTTAATCTGGAGACTTCCCCTTGCTATGGTGAGTTGGTTTTCATGGAGCGTTACCAAGAGGCTGTACGAGAAATGGCGAGAGTGGAGCACAATATTGAGAATCAAGCATCGGATGGCACTGGAGGCATCAGGAAATCTGGCAGTGGCCGTTCAACACTGCAAGCTAttgggaatgcagcagcagctg GTATGGTATTTTATTCCATCTCGGATGTTACTGATAAATTGCTTGCAACTTCTGGAAGTCTTGCTCCTGCTCTTCAAGAAAACTTCTGGATCAGAAACATCCAGCTGGAGCATACTGATCCTCTGCGAGAAGTCCTTGAGGACCTCAGTCCTTCAGCAATGGCAGCATTTGACCTAGCTTGTACTCAGTGCCGTCTCTGGAAGACATGCAAACAGCTTCTGGAGACAGCAGAAAGGAGGCTCTACAACAGCCTTGAAACTCGGG GCCACCGACCTGACTTTGTTCTACTGCACTCTGAAGGTGTCAAGGGTTTTCCAGCAGTTCTCCAGCAAATAAGTAAAATTCTCAACTATTCCTGCACATCACAAGGTCAATCCAGACCAG AGGTGTCTGATGAGAAAATAGGGAGTCATTTTCGATGCAGTATTGTAGACCTTCTGCAAGCGTGCTACCCAGCCTTGACTGAAGAAAGTATTACTAATGAAATTGTTTTATCACAAAACTTGGATCATATCCTAAAAGCACTGACATGTGTTGAACGTTCTGTGG ACTCTAAAGGGAGCCTGCTTGGCACCTTGGTGGAGCAGGGCTCTCTCAAACCCGTGGAGCTGGAGAAGCACCTGGTTTGGAACCAAATACAGCTCCTGCTGAGAACTCTTGACCAGCACAGCCAAAGCGTGCGAGAGAGCAACACACAGACAAACTTTGTGAAGGCCTTCCTTGACTACGTCACTACTCTGGCTGCTGTGGTGTTACGGAGCTTGAATGCAGAGCTAG atGTATCTGCAGAAGTGAAAGTGGGAAACCCATTTATACTGTTACAGCAGAGTCCAActcagctgctttcccagcttGTTTTTGAGAGACAAGTTCATCCTGACAG ACTTTCTTCTCTGTTGGCTAAAGAAGGGTTGAACCTGAATGTGCAGCAAGTCATTGTTAACTCTTGTTGTGAGCCACTGTCCTTGTGTAGTGCAAGGCAAAACAGCCAGGCAAAGTCTCTTCTGACCAACATCAGCAACTTGACACAGCAGTGTGCCTGCCACTGCCTGCCAGATGTTGAAATACCTATTCACAATTCTGCAGTGACCTCTGAGGATATCTCCACTCAGGCCTCATCCTCTCTGAATGAGTTGAGCCAGCACACACTGACTGCCTCCTCCCTGGACTTCCTGAAGTCTCAGTCGAAGCTGATGGCTACAGTGGCATGTCTAAGTGCATCTAATATACAGAAAGTTCACAAATCAAGTTTGTCGTGGATGGAATTTCGGGGCAAACGGGAAGTGCCCTTAGGCTTGGAGCAGATTTCCAGGGAGTGTGAGGCATTGTTGAAGGAGTTCCCAATATTGGAACGATTTCTTCTTGCTATGTTTGAGCCACTTTGCAATCAAGAGGAAGGTAACAGTTTGGCTGCTGTCTTCTCTGGCAAGGCATACATGTCTCTGGTGCTCCTGGGGTTACATTCCACCACAGCTGTTAAAGTGTTAACAGGAGTCTTTGAACAAGCTCTTGCGGCCAAGGACTGGGACAGAGCTCTGAAGGTCTTGAATTTGTACTGTCATGATGTGGAGGAAGTGGTCAGTGTGAAGGATGCTGTGCTGAGttgtgcagctgctgaag ATAAGGATGGTTGGCAATACTTGTTCCCTGTAAAAAATGCAGTGTTGAGAAGTAGCCTGGCCCTGCGCTGCCTGGACAAGTGGCCCCTTGATGCCTGTTTGGAAATTCTAGCTTACTGCATTTCTGACCTGGGCATACCTCATGAACTAAAAGCCAatctgcagagcaggaagaaaGAACTTCAGGTTTATCAAAAG attttgaaTGTGCAAAATGAACCATTGTGGAATGACTGGCAGGATCTGAAAAAAGCCTGCTCTGATGATCCTCAGGCTGTCATGAATATAATTCTGAAAGCAAAG GATTATGAATTGTGTGAGGAATGGGAACACTTGTACCCTGTCCCAAGAGAAGACTTGATCAACCTTCACCGTGAGCACCTTCTCCACTTACTGGAGATGGGAGACATGGAAAAGGCATTGCAG cTTTTACAAAGAATTGAAGACCCTGGTGTCTGCCTTGCCATCAGTGAGCAGTCCCTGGACCAGCATCCGAACTTGGCAGCATCTCACTTCTTGGCTGATTACCTCACAGCTCACTTCTATGCCAGTCTGACAGCGGCACGCCGGAATGAAATCCAGGCACTCTATATAGGATCCAAG GTGCTGCTGACTCTGCCTGAGGTCTCCCGTGTTAACTACTTCCACCTCTCCTCAAGGCCACTGCTCATGCTGGAACAGCTCCTCATGAATATGAAGGTGGACTGGGTAGCTGTAGCTGTGCAGACACTGCACCAGCTCTTGGCTGGGCAGGAAATTGGTATTACTGTAGAAGACATTGACAGTTTGCTTTCCAAGTATGCAGAAAAAGCTCTCAACTTCCCCTTCACATTAAAGGAAAAGCGATCAG ATTCTCTGATACATATTCAGGAAAGTCTCAATCAGGTATTGGAGTGTGAAGCATTGTCTAAATCAGGATCATCAGAACTATCTCCTGTCAGCTTTACTG GTGTAACCATATCTGCAAGTCCCAGAGACAGAAGTCTGCCACAGAACTTGTTTCCTCAAGAATTTGTGCCTCCTGAGAAGCCACCACCCAAGCAGCAATGGATACCTGATGACACTGAAACAATATGTATGGTTTGCAAAACTGAACGCTTTACTATg TTTAACAGGCGCCATCACTGCAGGCGCTGTGGCAGGCTGGTCTGCAGCTCTTGCTCCAccaagaaaatggaaatagaagcttgcaGAGAAAATCTGTCTCGTGTGTGTGATCAATGCTATAGCTACTGCAACAGAGAAAACGTGCCTGGCTCAGTGCAAGACACAAGCAT CAGAAAAGAAGATCAGGACCAAGTGGAAG AAACTTCTAATAATGAATATTCCACAGTGGTACGAATACCCAAGGCAACTGATCTTGAatggattttttccctgaatgAGGAGGAGAATGAAATTGTACGCAGAGAATTTTATTATGAGCAG GCTCCCAGCTCTTCCTTGTGTATTGCCATCCTTAGCCTGCACAGTGACAGCATAGTGTGTGGCCACCAACTGATAGAACACTGCTGCAAGTTGTCCCAAGGGCTCACTAATCCTGAGGTGGATGCTGGACTCCTCATGGACATCATGAAACAATTGCTCTTCAGTGCTAAAATGATGTTTGTAAAAGCTGGAAGGAGCCAGGACCTAGCTCTCTGTGACAG CTACATCAGCAAAGTGGATGTGTTGAATATTTTGGTTGCTGCTGCCTACCGTCCAGTGCCACCTTTGGATCAGAtccttctcccagcagcagtAACAAGACTGAGAAATCAGCTTTTGGAAGCAGAGTACTATCAACTAGCTATAGAG GTTTCTACAAAATCTGGATTGGATCCAGGTGGAGCGTGGCATGCCTGGGGCATGGCTTGCCTTAAAGCTGGAAATTTAACTTCAGCAAGAGAGAAGTTTACCCGATGTTTAAAGCCACCCATGGATCTAAACCAGCTGAACCATGGTTCAAGGCTGGTCCAGGATGTGATACAGTACCTGGAGTCCACAGTGAAGCCTGTACTCATCACA GATGATGATTACTTTGCCACTTTGAGGGAACTTGAAGCAACACTGAGAACAAGAAGTCTGTCTCTGGAGGTGATGTGTGAGGGGAAGATTCAACACAACAGCTATTACCAGGAGTGCTTGTTCTATTTACACAGTTACGGCACCAATCTGGCAATAATAAGCTTTTACATGAGGCATGACTGTATGAGAGAAGCACTGCTTCACTTGTTAAATAAG GAATCCCCATCAGAAGTGTTTATTGAAGGGATCTTCATTCCAAGTTATGAAAGTGGAAAGCTGCATATGTTGGAGAACTTGTTGGAAACCATTGATCCAGGATTGGAAAGCTGGGGAGTCTATTTGATTGCAGCCTGCAAATACTTGCAAAGAAAGAACTATTACCATATTCTGTATGAACTGCAACAGTTCATGAAG GATCACGTCCGTGCTGCCATGACCTGCATTAGATTTTTCACTCATGGAGCAAAGTCTTACACTGAGCTTGGAGGAAAACAGATGTGGCTTCTAAAGATCAAGGACCATCTCAAAGTCTATCTGCAGGAGGTCTCAAGAagttcaggaaggaaaaaaatggcattCACTTTTCGGAAGAAAATGTCTGCTACAGATGTGTCAAG GCACATCAATACAGTTGATCTGCAGATGGAAGTAACAAAATTCCTGCATCAGTGTGAGAGCTCTGGAGCTTCTCAAATGACAGACGCCTCCTTACCCACACTCTTTGGAAACAATAACATGAAAATGGATGTTGCTTGCAAG GTCATATTGGAAGGCAAAAACAttgaggaggggtttgggattgcATTTAGAGTTCTTCAG GACTTCCAGCTGGAGGCTACGGAGGTGTACAGCAGAGTGgccaagcagctggtgaagcagcagaaatacagtgagatccagcagctcctgaagtGTGTCAATGAGTCTGGAGTGGCAGCAAAAAATGATGGGGATAACATTATCCTAAACTGTCTGAATGAGTTCAGAAACATTCCTGCTGAG